A region from the Bacteroidota bacterium genome encodes:
- a CDS encoding serine hydroxymethyltransferase, whose translation MNRDQPIFDLIKKELGRQREGIELIASENFTSAQVMEAMGTCLTNKYAEGLPGKRYYGGCQFVDEVENLAIERLKKLFGAAWANVQPHSGAQANAAVMLGCLKAGDKILGFNLSHGGHLTHGSPVNFSGKLYVPSFYGVEKETGLIDMNKVREIAQKEKPKLIICGASAYSREWDYKTFRAIADEVGALLLADIAHPAGMIAAGLLDNALPHCHIVTSTTHKTLRGPRGGVVMMGKDFENPWGDKTPKGEVKMMSAILDSAVFPGTQGGPLEHVIAAKAVAFGEALTDEFKTYQKQVKINAQALAKAMVDKGYGVISGGTDNHLMLIDLRSKNVTGKLIENALVKADITCNKNMVPFDDKSPFVTSGIRLGTPAVTTRGMKENDMEQISAWIDRVVMAPENEDVLKKVKGEVNEYMKQFPLYA comes from the coding sequence ATGAACAGAGACCAACCGATTTTTGACTTGATAAAGAAGGAACTTGGAAGACAGCGTGAAGGCATTGAATTGATTGCTTCCGAAAACTTTACCTCTGCTCAAGTGATGGAGGCTATGGGGACCTGCCTGACGAATAAATATGCAGAGGGTTTGCCCGGCAAAAGATATTACGGTGGCTGTCAGTTTGTGGATGAGGTGGAGAATCTCGCTATCGAACGTCTGAAGAAATTGTTTGGTGCCGCATGGGCCAATGTGCAGCCGCACTCCGGTGCACAAGCCAATGCAGCGGTAATGCTCGGATGTTTGAAAGCGGGAGATAAAATTCTTGGATTCAATCTGTCGCATGGTGGTCACCTTACGCATGGTTCGCCGGTCAATTTCTCCGGCAAGCTATACGTCCCCTCCTTTTATGGAGTGGAGAAAGAAACCGGCCTGATAGACATGAACAAGGTGCGCGAAATCGCACAAAAGGAAAAGCCAAAACTCATCATCTGTGGTGCTTCTGCCTATTCGCGCGAATGGGATTACAAGACCTTCCGCGCCATAGCAGATGAAGTGGGGGCATTGCTTCTGGCTGACATCGCGCATCCTGCCGGTATGATTGCGGCAGGATTATTGGATAATGCCTTGCCACATTGCCATATTGTTACTTCTACCACACATAAGACTCTTCGCGGGCCGAGAGGAGGTGTGGTGATGATGGGAAAAGATTTTGAAAATCCTTGGGGCGATAAAACCCCGAAAGGAGAAGTGAAGATGATGAGTGCTATTTTGGATAGTGCGGTGTTCCCCGGCACTCAAGGCGGACCTTTAGAGCATGTTATAGCTGCTAAAGCAGTTGCCTTTGGCGAGGCACTGACCGATGAATTTAAAACCTACCAGAAACAGGTGAAGATAAACGCACAGGCCTTAGCGAAGGCAATGGTGGATAAAGGATATGGAGTGATTTCTGGTGGAACAGATAACCACCTGATGTTGATTGACTTGCGCAGCAAGAATGTGACCGGAAAGCTGATAGAAAACGCATTGGTGAAAGCCGATATTACCTGTAACAAGAACATGGTTCCCTTTGATGATAAATCACCTTTTGTTACCTCCGGCATTCGTCTGGGGACTCCGGCGGTTACTACTCGCGGCATGAAAGAAAATGACATGGAACAAATTTCGGCCTGGATTGACCGCGTGGTGATGGCTCCCGAGAATGAAGATGTACTCAAGAAGGTGAAAGGCGAAGTGAATGAGTATATGAAGCAGTTCCCGCTGTATGCATAG
- the atpE gene encoding ATP synthase F0 subunit C has product MLNTVLLEVANLGIGYGIAALGAGIAALGAGVGIGQIGKGAVEAIARQPEASNDIRANMILTAALVEGAAFFAMVVGLLVVFK; this is encoded by the coding sequence ATGCTTAACACAGTTTTATTAGAAGTAGCTAACCTCGGAATAGGTTACGGTATTGCCGCTTTGGGCGCCGGAATCGCCGCCTTGGGTGCAGGAGTTGGTATCGGTCAAATCGGTAAAGGCGCGGTAGAGGCAATTGCCCGCCAGCCTGAAGCGTCGAACGATATCCGCGCCAACATGATTCTGACCGCCGCTTTGGTGGAAGGAGCTGCCTTCTTCGCAATGGTCGTAGGTCTGCTTGTTGTTTTCAAGTAA
- the atpB gene encoding F0F1 ATP synthase subunit A, which produces MMISNKNTILKSALTALFLAVFTFLSPSVFAGEETSHDHAASEEKFNSGKLILEHISDAHDWHIMGEGEQAVSIPLPVILYTAEKGLDMFMSGKFEHGHATVQGKYNYRLDENNHILIVNEAGEKDEAAMAGLYDISITKNVASLFFSVALLLFVFLSIASAYKRNPNKAPSGLQSFMEPLIVFIRDEVAIPSIGKHKYEKFMPYLLTVFFFIWINNMLGIIPVIPGGANLTGNIAVTGLLAVFTFVITTLNGNKHYWHHIFAMPGVPKWVLIILTPIEIMGIFLRPFVLMIRLFANILAGHIIALSFLCLIFIFGEMHTGLGFGVGIVSVLFNVFMGLMEILVALIQAYVFTLLSAFYFGAAVEQSHNHKESIV; this is translated from the coding sequence ATGATGATTTCAAACAAAAACACGATCCTTAAATCTGCTTTAACAGCTCTTTTTCTTGCTGTTTTCACCTTCCTTTCTCCCTCGGTCTTTGCTGGCGAAGAAACGAGTCATGACCACGCCGCATCAGAGGAGAAGTTTAATTCAGGCAAGCTGATTCTTGAACACATTTCAGATGCGCACGACTGGCATATCATGGGCGAAGGCGAGCAGGCAGTTTCTATCCCCCTTCCGGTCATATTATATACCGCGGAAAAAGGTCTGGATATGTTCATGTCCGGCAAATTTGAGCACGGACATGCCACCGTTCAGGGAAAATACAACTATAGATTAGATGAGAATAATCATATCCTTATTGTAAACGAAGCGGGTGAAAAGGACGAAGCCGCTATGGCCGGTCTTTATGATATTTCGATTACCAAGAATGTGGCTTCGCTTTTTTTCAGTGTGGCTTTGTTGCTCTTTGTTTTCTTATCTATCGCCTCTGCGTATAAGAGAAACCCGAACAAAGCGCCCAGTGGTTTGCAGTCTTTCATGGAGCCTTTGATTGTTTTTATTCGCGATGAAGTGGCTATCCCGAGTATTGGCAAACACAAGTACGAAAAATTCATGCCCTATCTGCTGACGGTTTTCTTCTTTATATGGATCAACAATATGTTGGGAATCATTCCGGTGATACCCGGCGGAGCCAACCTGACGGGCAATATAGCCGTGACTGGTCTGCTGGCGGTCTTCACCTTCGTGATAACCACTCTGAACGGAAACAAGCACTACTGGCACCATATCTTTGCCATGCCGGGCGTTCCTAAATGGGTCTTAATTATTTTGACACCCATCGAAATTATGGGCATTTTTCTTCGTCCCTTTGTATTGATGATCCGATTGTTTGCCAACATTCTGGCGGGCCATATCATCGCCCTGTCTTTCTTATGCCTCATCTTTATTTTTGGTGAAATGCACACCGGGCTAGGATTCGGCGTAGGCATTGTGTCGGTGCTTTTCAATGTATTTATGGGTTTGATGGAAATACTGGTCGCCTTGATTCAGGCCTATGTATTTACCCTGCTTTCGGCCTTCTATTTTGGCGCGGCCGTAGAGCAGTCACATAATCATAAAGAATCCATCGTTTAA
- a CDS encoding cytochrome c, protein MKKAFRILLYMVVIVSALAISFIGFIEVRGVPKYDVEEIDFPQVPFDSAMLMNGEKIAAVQCVVCHRGSDGKLSGRLLQELPPDFGEIHSANITQSKEHGIGKWTDAQIAYLLRTGVKPDGQFLPPYMPKFPHLSEYDLKSVLVFLHSNINYVQASEIPKVQSKPSFLVKFLTNMVPTFKKIPYPFAPIPEPDTNDLPALGKYLVTGRYDCYPCHSRDFKTMNMTYPEKSEGYLGGGNRMMSLDGKERFTANITPDEATGIGSWTKEDFANAMLHSKNKSGHTLREPMLPYNGMTNLEIDAIWKYLETVPAIKNKVDRKWAED, encoded by the coding sequence ATGAAAAAAGCATTTCGAATTCTTCTTTATATGGTTGTTATAGTTTCAGCTTTGGCTATTAGCTTTATTGGATTTATTGAAGTGCGCGGTGTTCCGAAATATGATGTAGAGGAAATTGATTTCCCTCAGGTACCTTTTGATTCTGCCATGCTGATGAACGGAGAGAAAATTGCGGCGGTTCAATGTGTTGTGTGCCATCGAGGCAGCGACGGAAAACTTTCGGGACGACTGTTACAAGAATTACCCCCCGATTTTGGCGAAATACATTCTGCAAATATCACGCAGAGCAAGGAACATGGAATTGGGAAATGGACAGATGCTCAAATAGCTTATCTGCTGCGCACCGGTGTCAAGCCCGACGGACAATTCCTGCCTCCCTACATGCCCAAGTTCCCTCACCTGAGCGAATATGATTTGAAGAGTGTTTTGGTGTTTCTCCATTCCAATATCAATTATGTTCAAGCCTCAGAAATACCCAAGGTACAAAGCAAGCCATCGTTTCTGGTCAAGTTCCTGACGAACATGGTACCGACATTCAAAAAAATCCCTTATCCCTTCGCACCTATTCCTGAGCCGGATACGAATGATTTGCCCGCACTCGGAAAATATTTGGTCACCGGTCGTTATGATTGTTATCCCTGCCATTCCAGAGACTTTAAAACCATGAACATGACCTACCCAGAAAAAAGCGAAGGTTATCTAGGTGGTGGCAACAGGATGATGAGTTTAGATGGGAAAGAGCGCTTCACGGCCAACATCACTCCAGATGAAGCCACCGGTATCGGTAGTTGGACTAAGGAAGATTTTGCCAATGCCATGCTTCATTCAAAAAATAAAAGCGGACATACTTTGCGCGAGCCTATGCTGCCTTATAACGGTATGACCAATTTAGAAATAGACGCTATTTGGAAATATCTTGAAACGGTTCCGGCTATTAAGAACAAGGTGGACCGGAAATGGGCGGAAGATTAA
- a CDS encoding T9SS type A sorting domain-containing protein, whose translation MSKFIIDGNPLIKCMPSLKKYVGSKYNFSIRGTGIQCFPLAIEHTGIITAIDSMPICNLFNANGCPLGWNIQGNIYMDANNDCVQQINEVNLHSLKLNLFQSGNLVQSGYFMSNYSFDTDLSTYTVAGDSTGLPFTFACPRSGDTTLNITALDSLKKNINFGFKCKSGFDLAAWSIVGNRFRPAWNEMVNIKAGDMANALGGACASGVSGIVNVTITGPAKFVSQALSALTPSSSSSNSATWNIADFITVNSTKDFNIIIQPDTTAQAGQQICITVSVSPTTGDNNPTNNVLTQCFEVRTSYDPNDKAVYPSGDILPEQDWLTYTIRFQNTGNDTAIHVQIIDTLDSDIDMASFKLLAYSHENITQILEGGIVKFNFPNIYLPDSNVNEPLSHGYIQYKVKLKDNLPIGTNISNTAYIYFDFNAPVVTNTTTNTISTATAVSPSPSGRGGVGLFPNPAHNTLTILTSGSNENITITNLLGELMFHERTLNGRKEIDISQWPQGMYFVNQQKFVKQ comes from the coding sequence ATGAGCAAATTTATTATTGATGGAAATCCACTGATCAAGTGTATGCCCTCGCTAAAAAAGTATGTAGGCTCAAAATATAACTTCTCCATAAGAGGAACTGGTATTCAGTGCTTCCCCTTAGCTATAGAACATACCGGAATTATAACTGCGATTGATTCTATGCCAATTTGCAATTTATTCAATGCAAACGGATGTCCATTGGGGTGGAACATTCAAGGCAATATCTACATGGATGCAAACAATGACTGTGTGCAACAAATCAATGAAGTAAATCTTCATTCGTTGAAATTAAATCTGTTCCAATCAGGCAATTTGGTTCAGTCCGGATATTTTATGAGCAACTATAGTTTTGATACAGATTTATCGACTTATACCGTAGCGGGAGATTCTACCGGCCTGCCTTTTACATTCGCATGTCCCAGGTCAGGGGATACTACATTAAATATTACGGCTCTTGATTCGCTGAAGAAAAATATAAATTTTGGCTTTAAGTGTAAGTCAGGCTTTGATTTAGCTGCATGGAGCATTGTCGGCAATCGCTTTCGTCCGGCATGGAATGAAATGGTAAATATTAAAGCCGGAGATATGGCTAATGCTTTGGGGGGTGCGTGCGCCAGTGGCGTAAGCGGTATTGTCAATGTTACGATAACCGGTCCGGCTAAATTTGTATCGCAAGCGCTGAGTGCATTAACGCCAAGTAGTTCAAGCAGCAACTCCGCTACCTGGAATATTGCCGACTTCATTACGGTCAATTCTACTAAGGATTTCAATATCATCATCCAACCTGATACTACGGCACAAGCAGGGCAGCAAATTTGCATTACCGTTTCAGTTTCTCCAACCACCGGAGACAACAATCCAACCAACAACGTATTGACTCAATGCTTTGAAGTACGTACTTCCTACGACCCTAATGATAAAGCCGTTTATCCCAGTGGAGATATATTACCCGAACAAGACTGGCTCACCTACACCATCCGCTTTCAAAACACAGGAAACGATACGGCGATTCATGTTCAAATCATAGATACGCTCGATAGCGATATTGATATGGCGAGTTTCAAGCTCTTGGCTTATAGCCATGAGAACATCACACAGATATTAGAAGGCGGCATTGTGAAGTTTAACTTCCCGAATATCTACTTACCGGATAGCAATGTGAATGAGCCATTGAGTCATGGCTATATTCAATACAAGGTAAAGTTGAAAGACAACCTGCCCATCGGCACAAACATCAGCAACACCGCCTACATCTATTTTGATTTCAATGCACCGGTAGTCACCAATACAACAACGAATACTATTTCAACGGCGACGGCTGTTTCTCCCTCCCCTTCGGGGAGGGGCGGGGTGGGGCTTTTTCCCAATCCCGCACACAACACCTTGACCATACTCACCTCCGGTTCTAATGAAAACATCACTATCACTAATTTATTAGGGGAGCTTATGTTTCATGAAAGAACATTAAACGGAAGAAAAGAGATTGACATTTCACAATGGCCGCAGGGCATGTACTTTGTCAATCAGCAGAAGTTTGTGAAGCAGTAA
- a CDS encoding CoA-binding protein, translated as MKTLVLGASTNSARYSFMATQLLRSKGHEVVAVGKSEGSVGDVPIVHDFPPVKDIDTITLYLNPLHQEKYYDQILNAQPRRIIFNPGAENETLRKMAEEKGILTEIACTLVLLNTGQY; from the coding sequence ATGAAAACATTAGTTCTTGGTGCTTCGACCAACTCCGCGCGCTATTCTTTTATGGCTACCCAGTTACTTCGTTCTAAAGGTCATGAAGTAGTGGCAGTAGGCAAAAGTGAAGGAAGCGTGGGCGATGTTCCTATCGTTCATGATTTCCCACCAGTGAAGGATATAGATACTATTACCCTCTATCTCAATCCTCTTCATCAGGAAAAATATTACGACCAGATATTAAATGCTCAGCCGCGCCGAATCATCTTCAATCCGGGTGCCGAAAATGAAACCTTGCGGAAGATGGCTGAAGAAAAAGGAATCCTCACCGAGATTGCCTGTACTTTGGTGCTGTTGAATACAGGGCAGTATTGA
- a CDS encoding fibronectin type III domain-containing protein, whose product MAKVKLGFYGLTVPEQSLRLIHIIKEMTGNVNFPNPSPTLAVMLQAARDLSKAYEMSRNRDKEQVAIMNLRRAELLELVRQLGAYVQMASMGDVEKILSSGFGVAELPAARPPVAQVQKIRVRQWSSLGSLRAIWGKVTAAEAYEVQLSDSGPEDKFFKHYITVIGSRLTIKDLVPGKIYWVRVRAVGRRGAGLWSNVSVQTASI is encoded by the coding sequence ATGGCAAAAGTAAAATTAGGGTTCTATGGGCTTACGGTGCCGGAACAATCGCTAAGGTTGATACATATCATTAAAGAGATGACCGGGAACGTGAACTTCCCCAACCCATCGCCCACCCTGGCGGTGATGTTGCAGGCAGCAAGAGATTTGTCGAAGGCGTATGAAATGTCGCGCAACCGCGATAAAGAGCAAGTAGCGATTATGAATTTGCGACGCGCCGAATTGCTGGAACTGGTGCGGCAACTGGGGGCTTATGTACAGATGGCCTCTATGGGCGATGTGGAAAAGATATTGAGCAGTGGGTTTGGTGTGGCAGAGCTACCGGCGGCTCGTCCACCGGTAGCTCAGGTGCAGAAAATACGTGTTCGGCAATGGAGTTCTCTAGGAAGTCTGCGTGCTATCTGGGGCAAGGTGACCGCCGCAGAGGCTTATGAAGTGCAGCTTTCGGACAGCGGACCGGAGGACAAGTTTTTCAAACATTACATTACGGTGATTGGCAGTCGCCTCACAATAAAAGACTTGGTGCCTGGAAAAATTTATTGGGTTCGCGTTCGCGCCGTAGGGCGCAGAGGCGCTGGTTTGTGGAGCAACGTTTCGGTGCAGACGGCGAGTATCTAA
- the hutH gene encoding histidine ammonia-lyase: protein MNRPTFPVGKELTLDDIRLFLASDMKIELTDDSIKKIISCRQFLEHKIAEPGARYYGINTGFGALCDKEIPPDQLEELQKNLVMSHACGMGDEVKPEVVKLMMLLKVKSLALGHSGITMKTIQRLIDLYNHDILPVVWEVGSLGASGDLAPLAHLSLPLIGKGMVRYKGEKLETGIALKDAGLEPIHLKAKEGLALLNGTQFMSAWGCYSIIEAERVEKLADLTAAISLDAFYGEITPFHPAIQKVRNHKGQIESAANVLMFLKGSEIAEQAKNTMQDPYSFRCVPQVHGAVKFAIAQVREVFECEINAVTDNPLIFEEENLILSGGNFHGEPLAIALDYLGIAMSELASISERRTFQLLSGKRNLPKFLIEDSGLHSGLMIPQYTAAAIVSMNKQLATPASVDTITSSDGQEDHVSMGANAAVKTYKIVYNIEKVLAIEFMTAMQALDFRRPLKSSPLIEKIKSDYRHLVPTLTHDRVLYNDIQITVDFMRTMRL, encoded by the coding sequence ATGAATAGACCTACTTTCCCCGTTGGCAAAGAACTGACGCTTGACGACATTCGACTCTTTCTTGCTTCAGACATGAAGATAGAACTGACGGACGATTCGATCAAGAAAATTATTTCTTGCCGCCAATTTCTTGAACACAAAATCGCTGAACCTGGTGCGCGGTATTATGGTATCAACACCGGCTTTGGAGCCTTATGTGATAAAGAGATTCCGCCGGATCAATTAGAAGAGCTTCAAAAAAACTTAGTGATGAGCCACGCCTGCGGTATGGGTGATGAAGTGAAACCAGAAGTGGTGAAACTTATGATGCTGCTCAAAGTGAAGTCCTTGGCTTTAGGTCATTCGGGCATCACGATGAAAACCATTCAGCGGTTGATAGACTTATACAATCACGACATCCTACCGGTGGTTTGGGAAGTGGGTTCGCTCGGTGCCTCCGGTGATCTCGCTCCACTGGCACATCTCTCCCTGCCGCTGATTGGCAAAGGAATGGTTCGTTACAAAGGTGAGAAATTGGAGACCGGTATCGCCCTGAAAGATGCCGGACTTGAACCTATCCACCTCAAAGCCAAAGAGGGATTAGCCTTGCTCAACGGCACACAGTTTATGAGTGCATGGGGATGTTACTCCATCATCGAAGCCGAGCGCGTAGAAAAACTGGCAGACCTGACGGCAGCTATTTCGCTCGATGCTTTCTATGGTGAAATCACTCCTTTTCATCCGGCCATTCAAAAAGTGCGCAACCACAAAGGGCAAATTGAAAGCGCTGCCAATGTGCTCATGTTTTTGAAAGGAAGTGAAATTGCCGAACAGGCCAAGAACACTATGCAAGACCCCTACTCGTTCCGCTGTGTGCCACAAGTGCATGGAGCAGTGAAGTTTGCCATTGCACAGGTGCGCGAAGTATTTGAATGTGAAATCAACGCCGTGACCGATAACCCGCTCATCTTTGAAGAGGAAAATCTTATTCTCAGTGGCGGCAACTTTCACGGCGAACCGCTCGCTATCGCGCTCGATTATCTCGGCATTGCTATGAGTGAATTAGCCAGCATCTCTGAGCGAAGAACTTTTCAACTACTCAGTGGCAAGCGCAACCTTCCTAAATTTTTGATTGAAGACTCTGGCCTTCATTCCGGTTTGATGATTCCTCAATACACCGCCGCCGCCATTGTTTCGATGAATAAACAACTCGCCACCCCCGCCAGTGTGGACACCATCACCAGTAGCGATGGACAAGAAGACCATGTGAGCATGGGTGCCAATGCGGCTGTCAAAACCTACAAAATAGTTTACAACATCGAAAAGGTATTGGCCATCGAGTTCATGACGGCTATGCAGGCACTCGATTTCCGGCGACCGCTCAAAAGCTCACCTCTTATCGAAAAAATAAAAAGTGATTATCGCCACCTCGTACCCACGCTCACGCACGACCGGGTTCTCTACAACGACATTCAGATAACGGTAGATTTTATGCGAACGATGCGCTTATAA
- a CDS encoding F0F1 ATP synthase subunit alpha: MADIKPDEISSILREQLSGFKSAAELEEVGSVLQVGDGIARVYGLTNAQAGELVQFNNGIRAIVLNLEEDNVGVVLMGSSEQIKEGDTVKRTGMIASIKVGEGLVGRVVNTLGEPIDGKGPVSGTLYDMPLERKAPGVIYRQPVNEPLQTGIKAIDAMIPIGRGQRELIIGDRQVGKTAVAIDTIINQKEFYDKGEPVYCIYVACGQKSSTVARVVKTLQDHGAMAYTTVVSASAADPAPLQFYAPFAGCAIGEFFRDTGRPALIVYDDLSKQAVAYREVSLLLKRPPGREAYPGDVFYLHSRLLERAAKINANQEVAIGMNDIPESIRSLVKGGGSLTALPIIETQAGDVSAYIPTNVISITDGQIFLESNLFNAGIRPAINVGISVSRVGGNAQTKSMKKVAGTLKLDQAQYRELEAFSKFGSDLDPATKAILDKGARNVEILKQAQFSPFTVEKQVAILYVGAKNLAGTVPLNKMKEFEKDYLTQLEARFPDTLEYR, from the coding sequence ATGGCAGATATAAAACCGGATGAAATATCATCCATCCTCCGCGAGCAGCTTTCAGGATTTAAAAGCGCCGCAGAATTAGAGGAAGTAGGAAGCGTATTGCAGGTGGGTGACGGAATCGCCCGCGTGTATGGATTGACCAATGCCCAAGCGGGTGAACTGGTGCAGTTCAACAATGGCATCCGTGCGATTGTCTTGAACCTGGAAGAAGATAACGTAGGGGTGGTATTGATGGGTTCCTCTGAGCAAATCAAAGAAGGCGATACGGTGAAGAGAACCGGTATGATCGCTTCGATTAAAGTAGGCGAAGGCTTGGTAGGCCGGGTAGTCAATACTTTAGGCGAACCTATTGATGGCAAAGGACCGGTAAGCGGCACTTTGTATGATATGCCTTTAGAAAGAAAAGCTCCGGGTGTTATTTATCGTCAACCGGTGAATGAACCGCTGCAAACCGGTATCAAGGCGATTGACGCGATGATTCCGATTGGTCGTGGACAGCGAGAGTTGATTATCGGTGACCGTCAGGTGGGTAAAACTGCTGTGGCGATTGATACGATTATCAATCAGAAAGAATTTTATGATAAAGGAGAACCGGTTTACTGTATCTATGTAGCCTGTGGACAAAAATCATCTACCGTGGCTCGTGTGGTGAAAACACTTCAGGATCATGGTGCTATGGCCTATACCACGGTGGTATCGGCTTCTGCTGCTGACCCGGCTCCACTTCAGTTTTATGCTCCCTTCGCAGGTTGCGCCATCGGCGAATTTTTCCGCGACACAGGTCGCCCGGCATTGATTGTCTATGATGATTTGAGTAAGCAAGCGGTGGCTTACCGCGAGGTGTCCCTGCTGTTGAAACGCCCTCCGGGTCGTGAGGCTTATCCCGGTGATGTATTCTATCTGCACAGTCGTCTTTTGGAAAGAGCTGCAAAGATCAATGCCAATCAGGAAGTAGCGATTGGTATGAATGATATTCCTGAATCTATCCGCTCTCTTGTGAAGGGAGGAGGCTCTCTTACTGCGCTTCCTATCATTGAAACACAAGCCGGTGACGTATCGGCTTATATCCCAACCAACGTAATTTCGATTACCGACGGACAGATATTCTTAGAGTCGAACCTTTTCAACGCCGGTATCCGTCCTGCCATCAACGTAGGTATCTCGGTATCGCGTGTGGGAGGTAATGCACAAACCAAGTCCATGAAGAAAGTGGCGGGTACGTTGAAGCTCGACCAGGCTCAATACCGTGAGTTGGAAGCCTTCTCTAAATTCGGTTCTGATCTGGATCCAGCTACGAAAGCCATCTTGGACAAAGGTGCCCGCAACGTGGAAATTCTAAAGCAAGCACAGTTCTCGCCTTTCACCGTTGAAAAGCAAGTGGCTATTCTTTATGTGGGTGCCAAGAACCTAGCTGGAACAGTACCACTCAATAAAATGAAGGAATTTGAAAAGGATTACCTCACCCAGTTGGAAGCTCGTTTCCCCGACACGCTAGAGTATCGTTGA
- the atpF gene encoding F0F1 ATP synthase subunit B, translated as MDLVKPAIGLIFWMVISFSLLLFILTKFAWKPILNMIKEREHTIENSLNEANKARAEMAHLVAKNEDLLNQAKEERNKILHDAKEAAERVKADIMNTAQKQAEEKIQMAFREIEIQKKAAITEVKNTVGLMALEIAEKVIRKELKSSNEQTEFVNKLAKEANLN; from the coding sequence ATGGATCTCGTAAAACCGGCAATAGGATTGATCTTCTGGATGGTGATCAGTTTCAGCCTCCTGCTCTTTATCCTGACCAAATTTGCATGGAAACCTATCCTTAATATGATTAAGGAACGGGAACATACCATCGAAAACTCTCTGAACGAAGCCAACAAGGCGCGGGCAGAAATGGCGCATTTAGTCGCTAAGAATGAAGACCTGCTCAATCAGGCCAAAGAAGAAAGAAACAAAATTCTTCACGATGCCAAAGAGGCGGCTGAAAGAGTGAAAGCCGACATCATGAACACCGCACAGAAACAGGCGGAGGAAAAGATTCAAATGGCATTTCGTGAAATTGAGATTCAAAAGAAAGCTGCTATTACCGAAGTGAAAAACACCGTAGGACTGATGGCTCTGGAGATTGCAGAAAAGGTGATTCGCAAAGAGTTGAAGAGCAGCAACGAACAAACCGAATTCGTCAACAAACTGGCTAAAGAAGCTAACTTAAACTAG
- the atpH gene encoding ATP synthase F1 subunit delta, protein MSSYRIATRYAKSLLQLADEKGQVDEVFQTMKSLDKIFEENRDLKLMFKSPIIPTDRKLTVVKLLFEAKINSMVFQFLNLMIKKGRESYFHEMVGSFIIQYNKLKHITPVKLTSAIKLDAGLVANMIAALKKREKLDEIQLKEVIDESLIGGFVLEYDGKMIDSSVSRSLRGLNSIVRDDSYIKKYY, encoded by the coding sequence ATGAGTTCCTACAGAATAGCTACCCGGTACGCTAAATCACTTCTCCAACTGGCCGATGAAAAAGGACAGGTGGATGAGGTGTTTCAAACGATGAAATCGCTGGATAAAATCTTTGAAGAAAATAGGGATTTGAAGTTGATGTTCAAAAGCCCGATCATTCCAACAGATCGGAAACTTACCGTAGTAAAACTTTTGTTTGAAGCAAAAATCAATTCGATGGTTTTCCAGTTTCTCAACCTGATGATAAAGAAGGGAAGAGAATCTTATTTCCACGAGATGGTGGGTTCTTTCATCATTCAGTATAACAAGCTGAAACATATCACGCCCGTAAAACTGACTTCGGCCATCAAGTTGGATGCCGGATTGGTAGCTAATATGATCGCTGCGTTGAAAAAGAGAGAAAAGCTGGATGAAATTCAATTGAAGGAAGTGATAGACGAAAGCCTGATTGGAGGTTTTGTTCTGGAATATGACGGCAAGATGATTGACTCCAGTGTGAGCAGAAGTTTAAGAGGATTGAATAGCATAGTAAGAGACGATTCGTATATCAAGAAGTATTATTAG